The genomic window GATGGGCGGATCTCTTTCCCCAAACCTTCGCCCACCGCTACCATCTGGCCATGGCGCTGCACTGCCGACTGCACCGGCGGAGCCGTCAGGCCATGGAACACCACCAAATCGCCATTCACCTGGCCCGCATCCACCATTTTCCCCTGGAACAGGCCCTGGCCCTGGAGCTGGCCGGGCGGTTTCACCGCCAGGAAGGGCCTTCCGAATCGGCCACCATCCTGCTGGACCAGGCCTGTTCCGCCTACAAATCCCTCGGCATGCGCAGCAAGGCAGCCGATCTCCGCCGTCGTTATCCCGAACTCTCCTCCCTGGCCCCGTCACCCGAGACCAGAGCGGACCAACCCACCCTGGAAACCCTCGTCGCCTGTCGGGAACTCTCCCGAAACATTCTTACCGCAGAGGTGGAAGCCCTCTTTTTGCAACACCTGCTGGAGAGGAGTCGGGCCAAACGCGGCCTCCTGGTCTTTCAGTTCTCCAGCAAGCCCCGAATCGTGGCGGAGTACTCCCGCAGGGAAGGCCTGCGGCAATTCGACCTGCCCCTGGATGCCCTCCTGCTGGGCAATCCCCTGCTGCCGACCAAACCCATGCTGGACGTTCTGGCCAAAGGCCGGGTCTGGCGGGGGTCGACGCCATGGGATTATCGGACCACGCCGGTGGAGGATCTGCCCTACTTCCGCTCTCACCTGCCGACCGGTTTGTGGATTGCTCCCCTGCTGACTCAGGAACAGGCCTGGGGAGCGGTGATGTTGGAATTCGCCGGCGAGAACCGGCCCCCCGACCCGGAAATGGCTCCGGAGTTGGATCTCTATGTGCAAGAGGGCAGCATCACACTCTCCAGGAGTCTCTGGCTGGCCCGGCACCGGGAGGAAGGCGCTCCATCACCGCCTCAAGCGGCGTTCACCCCGGCCCGCACGCCCCCGACCGACACGGCGGAACTCCTGCCCCTCCTGGGCGCCACCGGTCACGACCTGGCCCAACCCCTGTCGGCCCTGGGCCTTCTTCTGGCTCAAATGGAGCGAACGGCCCCTTCCGAACGGGAGCGACAGCGCACCCTGGCGGCTCAAAGCGCCCTCGCCGAACTGGCCTGGATGGTGGAAGCGCTCATCACCATGGCCAAGTCGGAAGCCACGACTTTGCAAGTCCTGCCCCGCCTCCTTCCGGTGCAGGAGGTGATGGCCGGCGTTCTGCGGCGACTCGGCGCCTCTCCCGGACTGCGGCACGTCACCTCCCCGCTGATGGTGCAAACCGACCCCCGTTTGTTGGAACTCTTCCTGGTGACGCTTTGGCATCACACCCACCCGTCGGAAGGTCTGCTCGGCGCCAGACGCCATCAGGCACGGGTCCGACTGGGCCTCTGGTATCAGCCTGGCGGGGAGGCACCTTCCGGCCCGACCGGGGCGTTCCGCAAGCTGCTCGCCCGACTGTTGCCGGCTCTGGCTTCGGCCATGGGCGCCCGCCTGACGGACATACCCACCGCAGGCCGACTGCACTTCCTCGGTCTGGAACTCCCCCTGGCGGCACGCGCCCGAAACGGTTCCGAGGCGGAGACCACCGGCCCGAACCATTTCGACCTGTCGGTCCTGATCGTAGATGACGAGCCTTCCATTCTTCACGCCCTGGAAGGATTGCTGCGCTTGTGGGGGTGTCAGGTGGAGGGGGCTCTCTCCGCCGAAGAGGCGCTCCTGCGGGTGGAAAACCGGGGAGAACCCTACGATCTGGTTCTTTCCGATCTCAATCTCGGACCGGGCATCGACGGCTGGCAACTGCTGCGTCATTTGAGGGAGAGGGGAAAGGGCAACTGGGCCATCTTTACCGGAAGGGATGCCTGGAACCTGCCCAACGACCCCCTGGCGGAGCAGGTCCATCGCCTGAGCAAACCCGTACCCCCGGAAGCCCTGCGCGCCCTGCTGCGGAAGGTGCAGGGGGACAAGACGGTTCAGCCTGGCAAAATCCGTTGAGAGAGGTCGCGGAAATCATCATGACAGGCCCGGACCGCCTCCACATGGGCGCCGATGGCCCCATCCGCCGGCCTGAGAAAAAACATGGGCTTGCGGGCCTCCATGGCCAGAGGCATCAGGCTGCGATAGTGTTTCAGCAGGGCCAGGCGAAACGGATCCTCCTCCACCGAGACCGACTTATTCGGCTTAGTTCCCAGAACTGAGACCCTGTAGACCTCCGGAATGCGCTCCAGCCACCGTTGATAGGCCTTGACGGGACGATTTTCCCGAACGGCGTGCTGCACATGACCACATAGCCCAGAGGCTCCATCCTGCCCTCCGGCTTGGGTATGGCCAGACTCGTCGGCCACTCCGGAAGGCGTTTCGTCCATCCCTTGCGCCACTCGCGTAAAGTCGGCCCCAGATTGCGCAGTCCCTGAAGCGAAAAAAGGTCCGGCGCCAGTGGCACCACCACCTCCTGTGCTGCAATCAGCGCCGCCCGATTGATGGCTCCCAGATTTGGACCGACATCGATCAGCACCAGTTGTGCCGACATCTGTTCCGCGCCAAAATACACCAGTCGGTGAAACGCACTGATCACTCGAAAGGCGTCTTCCTTGTTATCCAGGCACTTCGGCCAGTTCTCGGAAAGGAGATCCTCGAAACCTGACAGGGCCAAATTTCCCACCAGCAATCCCAGCCGGCTCGGCACCACCATTTCCACATGGGGCGGGGTAAGATCACCGGTTCGATTAATCAACGGCAACAGGCTGTGATAAACGGTCTGGTTTCCCTTGTTATTCCACAATTCATCCAGACGATCATCATCCAACAACATCGAACTCAGATTGGATTGAGGATCCAGGTCGGCCACCAGGACCGGGATACCCCGTTCAGCAAACATCCAGGCCAAGTGATAAACAATTGATGTTTTTCCTACCCCGCCTTTGTTATTAAAAAATGCGATAGATCTCATTATGACCGACTCCGAATGGTAACTCCGAAAATCCCATCATCGATATCGAATTCCAGGGGAGGGTTACCGTTCTCTTTCAGCAAAGTTTCAGCCGACTGGATACCGGAACCAAATTTATTGACGTAGCCCATGGTCTTCATGGCCTCCGCCAAAGCGGGATTGCGATAACTGTTGCGGCGGGTCAAGGTCTCCCGGGTCACATTGCCGAATAGTCCACCGGGACTTTGGATCTCGATGCGATCCGAATACCAGTAAAAACGGATCGGGCTGGTGGAGAGATAGTCCCGGTGCATGACCGCATTATGAAGGAGTTCCCGCAGCGCCCACTCCGGATAGTCGGGCAGCAACCGATCCTGAAAACCCTCTCCGCGTCTCATATCGACGCGATTCCAGATGATCACCTTCCCCTTTGCCGTCTCCAGTACGGTGCGAAGATCTCCCGAAATCTCCAACTGATCATTGGGTGACTCGGTCATGGTGGTATTGGGAAATTTCAGGAACTGAACATAGGCCCCCGGCAGGAAAAAACGGGGATTGATTCCGAAGAGGAGAATGCCGGCCACCGTCGGCAGGTGAAACCTCAGATCGAAACAGCGCAATGCAGCCAGGGCCTCTTCCGTGGTGCGGTGATTGGCCGCAACCGTCTCCGGAGAGAGGGAAATGACCCGGTACTCCTCGAACAGACGCAAGCTCATATCCGCCACTTTGGCGCCCGACACCGGATGAATATCGGAAGTGGCCATCAGCCAGGAACGTTTTTCGGAAAGGTGACGCTCCTCCTGTTCGTTGGCAATGGCCTTTCGAGGGGACCAACCCGAATGTAGACTCTGCCTTTGTAGTTGACCGGAGGAACAAACGAGGGCTGCACCTCGACAACAGCAACCTCCCCACCTTTCAGGGTGAATTTTTCCACCACCAGGGCCGGTGGCGGTCGGACATTGCCGTCAGAGCGGATGGCGGACAGGTTTTGCAGAATGGCATCGGTAATTCTTGAACCAGCCAAGGTCCCATCGTCACGAACACCGACGATGAGGTATCCCGGTTTGTCGTGTTTCGGATAATCGTTGGCAAAAGCACAGATCGCCTGGCCGAACTTGTCGGTATCCTGGGTGGAAACAGTGCGTTCGACCCGGTCCGATTCGATATCGGTCAACAGGCCTTCAAGTTCTTCGGGGGTGATCATGCGCCCACCTCAAGGGTCAGGAGGCTATTCAAAATAACTTGCACATCTTGCTTGTCTTTTGGCTCACCTGCGGCGTTGCGAGAAGGGTTACATATCGACATATGCGCCCCTTCTCGCGCCTTGCAGGTGAACCAAAATCCGGCGCAATCTGCACAAGTTATTTTGAATAGCCTCCTCAGTCGCCTCACAACAACCCCATGCGCTCCGCCACCATGGCCGCCTGGGTACGGTTACGCACGTCCAGAGACTTGAAGATGCTGGCCGCATGAACCTTCACCGTGGCCGGGGAGAGTCCCAACACCAGAGCGATCTCCTTGTTCGACTTGCCGTCGCGCATCAGCCGCAGCACATCCACCTGACGCGGGGTCAGGGCTTGTCCGGCCAGCAACTCCTCCTCGTCAAGCCCCTGTTGCAAGGCCTCCGGAATGAGGCTCTCCCCGGAAAGGGCCCGTTGGATCTCCCCCATCAGCACCTCCGGGGGCAGGGTTTTGGGAAGGTAGCCCAATACCCCCAAATCCATGGCGCGGCGCATGTCGTGGGGATTCTCCGAGGCGGACAGGACAACCACCGGCAGGGCCGGATGGCGGTCCCCCAGAAGCTCTATGGCCAGAAAACCATCCATACCCGGCATGGCCAGATCCAGCAGCACCAGATCGACCTCCCCGTTCCGTGTTTCCACCTCTCGGAGAACCGTGGGGAAATCGACGGATTCGATCACCTCCACCTCGGGAGCCATGCCTTCCAGAATACCTTTCAAGGCAGACCGAAACAGGGGATGATCGTCAGCGATGAGGATCTTCATGGCAGTTCCCGATATCGAGCAAAGGTGGGCTTTCGCTCCGGATTGTGCGACAGGATCTCCCAACCAGGCAAGTGCGGAAAAAAAAACCCCGCCTCACGGCGGGGTTCGGTTTTCTCTGCACCATTCCAACATCAGAAGTCAAAGAAAATCCGGTCCCACTGTGCCAAATCGAGCTGCTCTTTCGCAGCCTGGAGATCGGTCGC from Magnetococcales bacterium includes these protein-coding regions:
- a CDS encoding response regulator transcription factor, producing MKILIADDHPLFRSALKGILEGMAPEVEVIESVDFPTVLREVETRNGEVDLVLLDLAMPGMDGFLAIELLGDRHPALPVVVLSASENPHDMRRAMDLGVLGYLPKTLPPEVLMGEIQRALSGESLIPEALQQGLDEEELLAGQALTPRQVDVLRLMRDGKSNKEIALVLGLSPATVKVHAASIFKSLDVRNRTQAAMVAERMGLL